CCGAGTGGTGACAGTCTGTGTGGGGCAACTGAGAATGGGCAGCGTGCACCGCTCCACATGCTCCACACCATGGGGGACACCACGATGACACCACTGCTTGCGGACCGCAATTGTCACCTGAGGTCATGATGTCATGTCATCCTGTCCCCAAGGgaaacagagcagcactgtCTCCTCTCGCTGTCCGCACTGCAGTCTCGCTGTCCCCAAGCTGATCCTGCCTCATGGCACCAATGGTGCtggccctcatcctgggtgagCGACAATGGGGACGTGGTGCCACgggggttggtggccctgtgtgGGACCAGGACCATgtcccttgcaggttggtgGCTGGTGGCAGCGTGCAGGGCACACCTCCGTCAgtatggggacagggggagaaTGGGGTCTGGGGGAGAGGAGCGTGGGGAGGGGTCCATCAGAGGGGTccaggagggtgtgcagggacaaggctgacTGGTGTCCCCTGTCCTAGTGCCCCAACCCTCCCTGTCACTACACCTCAGCCAGGAGATACAAGAGGGGAATAATGTCCCCCTGCGGTGCGATCTGCCCCAGCTGGCTGCCGAGGCTGAGTTCTATCAGGATGAACAATTGAGACTTCACAGGCACAAGGACAAGGGGCTGGACACTTCTGAGTTCTCCTTCACTATCACAAAGATGGAACACGCAGTGAAGTATCGGTGCCAGTACCAAGTGTTAGAACCACCAGGATTATTAGAGCAGAGCGACCCCGTGGAGttggtggtgacaggtgagggcactggggacaccaCCTGGTCCTAGGCTGACCCCACGGAGCTGTGTCCCATTGCTGTCCCCTACCTTCATGCAGATCTCTGGTACTCCCCACCCAGCATTTCCCTGATCCCTGAGGAATATGGAGGAAATGGGACCAATGCAACCATCCGTGTGGGGACAGGAACCAATGACATGATCCGGTGCTGGAAAAAGTATAACCTGTCCACCTTCCGGCTCAAGGATGGGCACTCAGCCCCGATTCAGCTCCAGAACCCTGATGGAGGGGGCACGTCCACCTTCACCCTCTTAGGGGTAACCCCAGCAGATGCTGGCACCTAGAGGTGTACCTACCATCCTGGGGGCTACTACCTTCTGTCTTCACCCTTTGGGAACAATGTGACCTGCACCCCCAGGTAGGTCTGAGCCCCCCATTTGGGTGTCCCTTGTGTCTCCCATGAGCAGCAGTGTCTCCACATCCCATCCCCAGGGAGCTTCTTCCAGGGATGCCTTCACCCAAACACTCACACCCTGCAGGTGTTGAGGAGTGCCATGGGAACCTGGTGGTGGCGGTGGTGAGGGGATGTGCCGCTGCCCTCTTCTTTgacctcagccttttcatcctcct
The Numida meleagris isolate 19003 breed g44 Domestic line unplaced genomic scaffold, NumMel1.0 unplaced_Scaffold357, whole genome shotgun sequence DNA segment above includes these coding regions:
- the LOC110391378 gene encoding leukocyte immunoglobulin-like receptor subfamily B member 1; protein product: MAPMVLALILGWWLVAACRAHLLPQPSLSLHLSQEIQEGNNVPLRCDLPQLAAEAEFYQDEQLRLHRHKDKGLDTSEFSFTITKMEHAVKYRCQYQVLEPPGLLEQSDPVELVVTGEGTGDTTWS